In Siniperca chuatsi isolate FFG_IHB_CAS linkage group LG16, ASM2008510v1, whole genome shotgun sequence, the following proteins share a genomic window:
- the LOC122863183 gene encoding syntaxin-11-like — translation MRDMLERLQTISKETNYEPEFYGPEYNVDKVTLSQQAVVFENSSTIDNILREAHTIRKEMSLLHLEVERLRTHNNRFGTTVRRLTLLKKDSDSIARGIQQRGEALYVRLQALGKESSQLEEKEGPNSAVSRIARVQYDTLTHAFHSAMSDYNKAEEMQRDTCRRRIQRQASIMGTEITNEQLDVMVDKGGEGWAELSQSLQTPGARSSHWAMSEIRGRHKELVELEARMKDVHELFLHMAMLVEEQGFMLNNIEANVCTTQEYVEKINVHIKKALQYKRKNPFQQCCSCLPCWRHNQMF, via the coding sequence ATGCGGGACATGCTGGAGAGGCTGCAGACCATTAGTAAGGAGACTAACTATGAGCCAGAGTTTTATGGGCCGGAGTATAATGTGGACAAGGTGACTTTGTCTCAACAGGCAGTGGTGTTTGAGAACTCCTCAACTATTGACAACATCCTGAGGGAGGCCCACACCATACGCAAGGAGATGTCCTTGCTCCACTTAGAGGTGGAACGTCTGAGAACACATAATAATCGCTTTGGCACCACTGTGCGGCGCCTCACCTTACTCAAAAAGGATTCTGACTCCATCGCCAGGGGGATCCAGCAACGTGGGGAGGCTCTGTATGTCCGCCTTCAGGCTCTGGGTAAAGAGAGCAGCCagctggaggagaaagaaggtCCCAACTCTGCTGTTAGTCGCATTGCCCGAGTTCAGTATGACACACTGACCCATGCCTTCCATTCTGCCATGAGTGACTACAATAAGGCAGAGGAGATGCAGAGGGATACATGTCGGCGAAGGATCCAGAGGCAGGCCTCCATAATGGGAACTGAAATCACTAATGAGCAGCTGGATGTGATGGTGGACAAAGGTGGTGAGGGATGGGCTGAGCTGTCCCAGAGCCTGCAGACCCCAGGCGCACGCTCGTCCCACTGGGCGATGAGTGAGATCAGAGGCAGACACAaggagctggtggagctggaggccAGGATGAAGGATGTCCATGAGCTGTTCCTGCACATGGCCATGCTGGTGGAGGAGCAGGGATTCATGCTCAATAACATTGAGGCTAATGTGTGTACCACTCAGGAATATGTTGAAAAAATCAACGTTCACATCAAGAAGGCCCTACAGTACAAGAGGAAAAATCCCTTTCAGCAGTGTTGCTCCTGTCTACCCTGTTGGAGACACAACCAAATGTTTTAG
- the stx11b.1 gene encoding syntaxin-11b.1: MRDRLTHLQKMSNGHVEQMEYAESTVSDSFSNVDLEEDLPQEAVVFDNSPALEEVFSQSQDIHREIQLIRLEVKRLREQNSRMLKGTTTMSTIKRDSNAIGADIKARAEDVLAHLRDIDGTAHKLEEAHGSNSAITRIARTQYACLSNGFRDAMFDYNEVEMSHRENCKAQIQRQMEIVGREVTGEEVEEMIETGQWNIFNDNVVTEGKTARSALSQIEKRHQELVDLETRISGIHDIFLDIALLVEEQGPMLTSIQTNVQKTDECIQEVLVKLGRAKRHDKNNPFKKMFCSCFPCYE, from the coding sequence ATGAGGGACAGACTGACCCACCTGCAGAAAATGTCCAACGGCCATGTGGAGCAGATGGAGTACGCAGAGTCCACTGTCTCCGACTCCTTCAGCAATGTGGACCTGGAGGAGGATTTGCCCCAAGAAGCAGTAGTGTTTGACAATAGCCCTGCTTTGGAGGAGGTCTTTTCCCAATCACAAGATATCCACAGAGAGATCCAGCTCATCCGCCTGGAGGTTAAAAGGCTTCGTGAGCAGAACTCTCGCATGCTCAAGGGCACCACCACCATGAGCACTATCAAAAGGGACTCTAATGCCATTGGTGCTGATATAAAGGCTCGGGCTGAGGATGTGCTAGCACACCTGCGGGACATAGACGGCACAGCCCACAAGTTAGAAGAAGCACATGGCTCAAATTCTGCCATCACACGTATTGCCAGAACCCAGTATGCTTGCCTCAGCAATGGTTTCCGCGATGCCATGTTTGACTATAATGAGGTGGAGATGAGCCATCGGGAGAACTGTAAAGCCCAGATCCAGAGGCAAATGGAGATAGTGGGACGTGAGGTGAcaggagaggaggtggaggagatgaTTGAGACAGGTCAGTGGAACATCTTTAACGACAACGTTGTGACTGAAGGTAAAACGGCTCGATCAGCTCTGTCCCAGATTGAGAAACGTCACCAAGAGTTGGTGGACCTGGAGACCCGTATCAGTGGCATCCATGATATTTTCCTGGACATCGCCCTGCTGGTGGAGGAGCAGGGCCCCATGCTGACCTCCATCCAAACCAACGTTCAGAAAACAGATGAATGCATACAGGAGGTCCTCGTCAAACTCGGCAGGGCCAAACGTCATGACAAGAACAACCCctttaaaaagatgttttgcAGCTGTTTTCCATGTTACGAATAA